A region from the Fusarium musae strain F31 chromosome 1, whole genome shotgun sequence genome encodes:
- a CDS encoding hypothetical protein (EggNog:ENOG41), whose amino-acid sequence MWPKLVFFLSFLAFVFADNDDPEDLKVTQVFRVKSGTELGGCDNFDVNRWFSDARLLIKAAKGALQEAQQFFDKGNKDSQIESYLRAFFRFDPEDVSAKSTLEKMMYDINEVHDSLKDTSGGDDMPWVFCDSTFAEQKSWSSKALVEGTGAPDPDDRTIKQAFPDICQENYTKRNAALKKERNARKRMMLPREFYPFWVDDFKQYRYAEKGNYCNKAGKKNMAGTDDNMQPNTITFCTMNWKDHKYKGLSDFPPVVDEGLSLNHFAIGGLTFLHESFHYALLNEHTPDTACKYERISLKV is encoded by the exons ATGTGGCCAAAACTTGTCTTTTTTCTCAGTTTCCTAGCTTTTGTCTTTGCGGACAATGATGATCCAGAGGATCTTAAGGTTACTCAAGTATTCCGCGTAAAGTCAGGGACTGAACTCGGTGGATGCGATAACTTCGACGTCAACAGATGGTTCTCAGATGCGAGATTGCTTATCAAAGCTGCAAAAGGAGCCTTGCAAGAGGCCCAGCAGTTCTTTGATAAGGGCAACAAAGATTCTCAAATTGAAAGCTATCTCCGAGCATTCTTCAGATTCGACCCGGAGGATGTTTCTGCGAAGTCAACActcgagaagatgatgt ATGATATCAACGAGGTCCATGATTCCTTAAAAGACACAAGTGGCGGCGACGATATGCCGTGGGTCTTTTGTGATAGCACATTCGCTGAGC AGAAAAGCTGGTCAAGCAAAGCTCTGGTCGAAGGGACAGGCGCCCCAGATCCCGACGACCGGACGATCAAGCAGGCTTTTCCGGACATATGTCAAGAGAACTACACAAAGCGAAATGCCGctttgaagaaagagaggaaCGCTAGGAAAAGAATGATGCTCCCTAGAGAGTTTT ATCCTTTTTGGGTTGATGACTTCAAGCAGTACCGCTATGCCGAAAAGGGTAACTATTGCAACAAGGCAGGGAAAAAGAACATGGCCGGCACAGACGACAACATGCAGCCCAATACCATTACTTTCTGCACAATGAATTGGAAAGATCACAAATACAAGGGCTTGTCCGATTTTCCGCCTGTTGTGGATGAAGGGTTATCCCTTAACCACTTTGCAATTGGTGGCCTTACCTTTCTCCATGAATCATTCCACTACGCCCTTCTGAATGAACATACGCCAGATACTGCGTGTAAGTACGAGAGAATTTCCCTGAAAGTCTAG